From a single Thermothielavioides terrestris NRRL 8126 chromosome 3, complete sequence genomic region:
- a CDS encoding glycoside hydrolase family 2 protein (CAZy_ID 269658): MRTRRLYTVFPFASRLATATGAALVSSPGETAAIPSWDLQSTASVGTDLGTLSRTGLDTASWHHVSSSKCTLMGCLIQAGVYNETELFYSDNLLKVDDKQFSVPWIYRHEFSLQPAAGQHFFLQTHGISSRADIFLNGQQVASSSEQAGAYAGQTYEITKLVGSENALAIQVHPTDYYRDFAVGFVDWNPWPADNGTGVWRDVEVKQTGPVMLEPLRVVTQLGTPLGISPANVTLKARAHNLENSSITVTVTGLVAPVSGGGAVIWTKALTLPPLSVTDIVLDTVVHKPAIWWPRQWGEQPLYNAKITVTTADGGLSDAACSEFGFRSVTRTLNSFNDTAYYVNGHPFQVIGGGYSSDIFLRWDTARWETQLRYVLDLGFNTVRLEGKNEHPELYSTADRLGVMIMPGWECCDKWEAWSYNDNLAVPSPIWSAADYAIANQSMLHEAAMLQPHPSVLTYLIGSDFWPDERATALYLAALRSLDWPTPVVCSAANHTCSAQTGPSGMRMDGPYDWVPPSYWQSTPPASAALAAPFAGFNTELSPGCGTPPLASLSKFLSPADLDALWRDPSARLFHMSRAGSSFETRGIFDAALAARWGAPAGLADYLLKAQLMDYEAVRAQVEGFTARWAPEEAHAPPGGGRGRSATGMVYWMCNAAWPGLHWQLWDWYMRPAGAYFGAKVGGRLESVVWDAVGKAVWLVNRSLHGRGHRQIAVDVLRADGRVVYRRVIPVQAMPNRSRKVLALDWALWGVRDVVFLRLVLTDGKGTVLSRNVYWVADTLNELDWDNTNWYVTPVTRYADYTALNRLAPARVWAVAVRDREDGVAVILENKSRVPAFFVSLNLVDRRGQDVLPLTWDDNYVTLWPRERMTLRAKAVAGTKWEPAAVEVEGKNVGKQTVPLSYGPSFAQKSN; the protein is encoded by the coding sequence ATGCGTACACGGAGGCTCTATACTGTCTTTCCCTTCGCCTCCCGGCTCGCGACAGCGACGGGCGCTGCTCTGGTGTCCTCGCCTGGCGAAACGGCGGCCATCCCATCGTGGGACCTGCAGTCGACGGCATCAGTTGGAACCGATCTGGGCACTCTCTCGCGGACGGGGCTAGACACAGCATCATGGCACCATGTCAGCAGCTCCAAATGCACGCTCATGGGCTGTCTCATCCAAGCAGGCGTCTACAACGAGACCGAACTATTCTACTCGGACAACCTGCTCAAGGTCGACGATAAGCAGTTTTCGGTACCCTGGATCTACCGCCATGAGTTCTCGCTGcagcctgccgccggccagcactTCTTTCTGCAGACGCACGGGATATCCTCGCGGGCGGACATCTTCCTCAACGGACAACAGgtggcctcctcctcggagCAGGCGGGCGCGTACGCTGGCCAGACGTACGAGATCACCAAGCTGGTCGGAAGCGAGAATGCCCTGGCCATCCAAGTGCATCCCACCGATTACTACCGCGACTTCGCCGTCGGCTTTGTGGATTGGAACCCCTGGCCGGCAGACAACGGGACGGGTGTCTGGCGCGACGTCGAAGTCAAGCAGACCGGCCCCGTCATGCTCGAGCCGCTGCGCGTGGTGACCCAGCTCGGCACGCCCCTGGGCATCTCTCCAGCCAACGTGACGCTCAAGGCTCGCGCGCACAATCTGGAGAATTCGTCCATCACCGTCACAGTAACCGGTCTAGTCGCGCCGGtttcgggcggcggcgcggtgaTCTGGACTAAGGCCTTGACCCTGCCACCACTCTCCGTCACCGACATCGTCCTCGACACTGTCGTGCATAAGCCCGCAATCTGGTGGCCGCGGCAGTGGGGCGAGCAACCGCTGTACAACGCCAAGATTACGGTCACCactgccgacggcggcctgtCGGACGCGGCCTGCAGCGAGTTCGGCTTCCGCAGCGTGACCCGCACACTGAACTCGTTCAACGACACGGCGTACTACGTCAACGGCCACCCGTTCCAAGTCATCGGCGGAGGCTACTCCTCCGACATCTTCCTCCGGTGGGACACCGCCCGATGGGAGACGCAGCTCCGGTacgtcctcgacctcggcttCAACACGGTCCGCCTCGAAGGCAAGAACGAGCACCCGGAGCTCTACTCGACGGCCGACCGCCTCGGAGTCATGATCATGCCCGGCTGGGAATGCTGCGACAAGTGGGAAGCCTGGAGCTACAACGACAACCTTGCCGTCCCCTCCCCGATCTGGTCCGCGGCCGACTACGCCATCGCCAACCAGAGCATGCTCCACGAAGCCGCCATGCTGCAGCCCCACCCCTCCGTGCTGACCTACCTGATCGGCAGCGACTTCTGGCCGGACGAGCGCGCGACGGCGCTCTACCTCGCGGCCCTCCGCTCGCTGGACTGGCCGACCCCCGTGGTTTGCTCGGCGGCCAACCACACCTGCTCCGCACAGACCGGGCCCTCGGGCATGCGCATGGACGGACCCTACGACTGGGTGCCGCCCAGCTACTGGCAGTCCACACCACCTGCATccgcggcgctcgcggcgcCCTTCGCGGGCTTCAACACGGAGCTCAGTCCCGGctgcggcacgccgccgctggcgtcgcTTTCGAAATTCCTTTCGCCGGCCGACCTGGACGCGCTCTGGCGCGACCCCTCCGCCCGGCTGTTCCACATGTCGCGCGCCGGCTCGTCGTTCGAGACGCGGGGCATCTTTGatgccgcgctcgccgcccgctggGGAGCCCCCGCCGGGCTGGCGGATTACCTGCTCAAGGCGCAGCTGATGGACTACGAGGCGGTGCGGGCGCAGGTGGAGGGCTTCACCGCGCGGTGGGCGCCCGAGGAGGCGCATGCGCCTCCCggtgggggaagggggaggtcGGCCACCGGGATGGTCTACTGGATGTGCAATGCGGCGTGGCCGGGTCTGCACTGGCAGCTGTGGGACTGGTATAtgcggccggcgggggcgtATTTTGGGGCCAAGGTGGGCGGCAGGTTGGAGAGTGTGGTGTGGGATGCCGTGGGGAAGGCCGTGTGGCTGGTGAACCGGTCGCTACACGGGCGCGGGCACAGGCAGATCGCTGTCGACGTGCTGCGGGCGGATGGGCGGGTAGTGTATCGGCGGGTTATTCCGGTGCAGGCGATGCCAAATCGGAGTAGAAAGGTGTTGGCGTTGGATTGGGCGTTGTGGGGCGTGAGAGACGTGGTGTTCCTGCGGTTGGTGTTGACGGATGGAAAGGGGACGGTGCTGAGTCGGAATGTTTACTGGGTGGCGGACACGCTCAACGAGCTGGACTGGGACAACACGAACTGGTACGTCACGCCGGTGACCAGGTATGCCGACTACACGGCGCTGAACAGACTCGCGCCGGCGCGTGTCTGGGCGGTAGCTGTTCGCGACCGGGAGGACGGGGTGGCGGTGATTCTGGAGAACAAGTCGCGGGTGCCGGCCTTTTTTGTCAGTTTGAATCTGGTGGACCGCCGGGGACAGGATGTTCTCCCGCTGACCTGGGACGACAACTACGTCACGCTGTGGCCGAGAGAGAGGATGACCCTAAGGGCCAAGGCCGTGGCCGGGACGAAGTGGGAACCCGCTGCCGTGGAAGTGGAGGGGAAGAATGTAGGCAAGCAGACGGTACCATTGAGCTACGGGCCTAGCTTCGCTCAGAAGTCAAACTAG
- a CDS encoding squalene epoxidase, with product MPPAFDVLVVGAGVAGCAIATAFARQGRHVLVVERNLAEPDRIVGELLQPGGVAAIAALGLSHCLDGIEATPVKGYHLFWKDEQAAFWFCPFSGSNNRVLDTPGSKPIPPTGRSFHHGKFIERLRASIAAEPNVTLLEATALELLRDETTGAVVGAACARTGDSPAKHYASLTVLADGSCSNFRSLFTPHRPKAQSRFWGLELVDARLPRHGYAFAVLGQGPPILMYQIGARETRILIDIPHDKQRQLRTTASVRRYIQQHVVPIVPESVRPSLEKAAAQGRLRSMPNAWMPASRSAVPGLVMLGDAANMRHPITGAGMTVALKDAVLLSQLLSPEKVPFLGNSGAVRKAVRGFHWRRKAHSATLNILALALYLLFVSEDPSLIIMQRGFIRYVQEGEKNFAEPAWLMGGLVDSPFLLFYHFFMVALYSIRLHLGQAGWLGVPKAVLQSTLVFASAVGIIWRPIVDELRQ from the exons ATGCCGCCCGCCTTTGAcgtgctcgtcgtcggcgcgggcgttGCTGGATGCGCCATTGCGACCGCCTTCGCACGGCAGGGTCGACACGTCCTCGTGGTGGAAAGGAACCTCGCCGAGCCCGACAGAATCGTGGGCGAGCTGctccagcccggcggcgtggcTGCCATCGCCGCGTTGGGCCTGAGCCACTGCTTGGACGGCATCGAGGCGACGCCCGTCAAAGGCTACCATCTCTTTTGGAAGGACGAACAGGCCGCCTTTTGGTTCTGCCCCTTTTCCGGCTCCAACAATCGCGTCCTCGATACGCCTGGCTCCAAGCCTATCCCGCCAACCGGGCGGAGTTTCCACCATGGGAAGTTCATTGAACGCCTCCGTGCTTCTATTGCCGCGGAACCTAACGTTACGCTCTTGGAGGCAACCGCCTTGGAGCTGCTCAGAGATGAGACGACGGGCGCAGTCGTCGGAGCGGCGTGCGCGCGCACGGGAGATTCACCCGCGAAG CACTACGCATCTCTGACCGTCCTGGCCGACGGCTCTTGTTCCAACTTCAGGTCGCTGTTTACCCCCCACCGACCGAAGGCTCAGTCGCGATTCTGGGGCCTCGAGCTCGTGGACGCTCGTCTCCCCCGGCACGGCTACGCATTCGCGGTTCTGGGGCAAGGCCCGCCAATCTTGATGTACCAGATCGGCGCTCGAGAAACTCGCATTCTGATCGACATTCCCCACGACAAACAACGCCAACTCAGGACGACTGCATCGGTCAGGCGGTACATCCAACAGCACGTCGTGCCGATCGTTCCCGAATCTGTCCGACCCAGtctcgagaaggccgccgcGCAAGGGCGCCTTCGGAGCATGCCCAACGCATGGATGCCAGCGAGTCGAAGTGCGGTGCCCGGGCTAGTCATGCtgggcgacgccgccaacATGCGACACCCAATCACTGGCGCCGGCATGACTGTAGCGCTCAAGGATGCAGTTCTGCTCTCCCAACTGCTGAGTCCCGAGAAAGTTCCATTTCTGGGTAACTCCGGGGCTGTGCGGAAGGCAGTCCGCGGCTTTCACTGGCGGAGGAAGGCCCACAGCGCCACTCTGAACATCCTCGCCCTGGCGCTCTACCTCCTGTTTGTCTCCGAAG ATCCATCCCTGATCATCATGCAACGGGGCTTCATCCGCTACGTCCAAGAAGGGGAAAAGAACTTCGCCGAGCCTGCATGGCTGATGGGCGGCCTTGTCGATAGCCCTTTCCTCCTGTTTTACCATTTCTTCATGGTGGCCCTCTATAGCATCCGCTTACATCTCGGGCAGGCCGGCTGGCTCGGCGTTCCCAAGGCGGTGCTGCAGTCGACGCTGGTGTTCGCGTCCGCTGTCGGAATCATCTGGCGGCCTATCGTTGACGAGTTGCGCCAGTAG